The Opitutaceae bacterium genome has a window encoding:
- a CDS encoding RidA family protein: MKFLLICLVSFLAPWALSAAEGTSLERFHLRPEGEKAIGYCQAVRVGDLLYISGSVGDGPMPEAIAKAMGTLEATLKAHGLSFKDVVKETVYATDLDAFIANSGVRRKHYGDTFPAATWVGVQRLFRPEFVVEIELIAAFPRG; this comes from the coding sequence ATGAAATTTCTATTGATCTGCCTCGTTTCCTTTCTCGCCCCCTGGGCCCTTTCCGCCGCGGAAGGGACGTCGTTGGAACGCTTTCACCTCCGGCCTGAAGGGGAGAAAGCCATTGGGTATTGTCAGGCTGTGCGTGTGGGTGACCTGCTTTATATCTCTGGCAGTGTGGGGGACGGTCCGATGCCGGAGGCGATCGCCAAGGCGATGGGGACCCTGGAGGCCACCCTTAAGGCACATGGCCTTTCCTTCAAGGACGTGGTGAAGGAAACTGTTTACGCGACGGACCTGGACGCCTTCATCGCCAATTCCGGCGTTCGGCGAAAGCACTATGGCGATACGTTTCCCGCCGCGACGTGGGTGGGGGTCCAGAGACTCTTCCGACCGGAATTTGTCGTCGAGATTGAGCTGATTGCCGCTTTCCCGCGCGGCTAG
- a CDS encoding transglutaminaseTgpA domain-containing protein codes for MGNPLPSSTSGDLHTLRWALGALLAALAFCASMLLGQGFGLIGAGALAILAFAFAFPAATTRLPRWFHTAMFPASLALFGTDFALTGELVSSLIRLDLLLLLYRACTPRKRRDDLQLILLGLFLVVITGVLTTSLLFGVLLVAFIATGMCLLAVRTLSEASAGADTPGIEALESISNLMGWRQEVRGWRRRLTTPAMLVWLGFSLAALPLAALIFLAIPRFELRHAIFLERLFARGTVTGFTENVRFGEISQIQKDNRVAFRFDAEDRPREQIYWRMVVLDEYRNSSFRSSPALQATAFGSVYATARIQDFRDPPGDNPLSGSMYFEPGVSRYLPVAGPFTRIEFNEAQMLRWSRSLHLVRLDREPAKLRAWRIQSMNTGSRIADREAVGKPEGAASVRYLQLPVDGEQRQQLEMLAESLRPQESPAEAAAFVSAASRWLRANHGYSLEMTLPPGTGDPLLRWLNSREPGHCELFAGSLVMLCRAAGIPARMVAGFAGGEWNEDYVIVRNSDAHAWVEYLDRGEWVRTDPTQGEAGEARAPGDALTPSLRTSESGWEAWTDRLRVLWYRRVVNFDQQDQKELIGATGDTVREQATEARQAFKNWLANRWSSLPRDQRIPAAIAVVLTFGAFLYLLVRLLRSWRGAPRNRQRRLAAQRLEASQWIAKLETRIPSAERDRLLGELRQVRFGASPHWPDVRPLVRQARSHYRAAPRSTLSPKRRSHASVQASEAGGVTRTS; via the coding sequence ATGGGAAACCCATTGCCGAGTTCGACCAGCGGTGACCTGCACACTCTCCGCTGGGCATTGGGGGCGCTTCTCGCCGCGCTCGCCTTCTGCGCTTCCATGCTTCTCGGCCAGGGCTTTGGGCTGATAGGTGCCGGTGCGCTTGCAATTCTCGCATTCGCCTTCGCCTTCCCGGCGGCAACGACCCGACTGCCCCGTTGGTTTCACACGGCGATGTTCCCAGCCTCCCTCGCACTTTTCGGCACGGATTTCGCACTCACCGGGGAGTTGGTGTCATCCCTCATCCGCCTGGACCTGCTGCTGCTTTTGTATCGCGCCTGCACACCGCGGAAACGGCGAGACGACCTCCAGCTGATCTTGCTCGGCCTTTTCCTCGTGGTGATCACCGGGGTGCTCACCACAAGCCTCCTCTTCGGTGTGCTCCTCGTCGCATTCATCGCCACAGGGATGTGTCTGCTCGCCGTACGCACACTCTCAGAAGCCTCCGCCGGCGCCGACACCCCCGGGATCGAAGCACTCGAAAGCATCTCGAACCTCATGGGCTGGCGGCAGGAAGTGCGGGGTTGGCGCCGAAGGCTCACCACTCCGGCAATGCTCGTCTGGCTCGGCTTTTCCCTCGCGGCACTGCCTCTCGCAGCCCTTATCTTCCTTGCGATCCCGCGGTTCGAGTTGCGGCACGCAATATTTCTGGAACGTCTCTTTGCGCGGGGCACCGTCACCGGCTTCACGGAGAATGTCCGCTTTGGCGAAATCAGCCAAATCCAGAAGGACAACCGCGTCGCGTTCCGCTTTGATGCGGAAGACAGGCCCCGGGAGCAGATCTACTGGCGCATGGTCGTCCTCGACGAGTATCGCAACAGCAGCTTCCGCTCCTCCCCCGCCCTCCAGGCAACAGCGTTCGGCAGTGTCTACGCAACGGCGCGCATCCAGGATTTTCGCGATCCCCCCGGGGACAACCCGCTTTCCGGGTCGATGTACTTCGAGCCCGGCGTAAGCCGTTATCTTCCTGTCGCAGGCCCGTTCACCCGCATTGAATTCAACGAGGCCCAGATGCTCAGGTGGAGCAGATCGCTCCACCTTGTGCGCCTTGATCGCGAACCGGCAAAATTGCGCGCGTGGCGTATCCAATCTATGAATACAGGATCCCGCATCGCTGATCGCGAAGCGGTCGGGAAGCCGGAAGGCGCCGCCTCCGTCCGCTACCTCCAGCTCCCCGTCGACGGGGAGCAGCGGCAGCAGCTCGAGATGCTGGCGGAATCACTTCGCCCCCAGGAGTCGCCGGCCGAAGCGGCTGCGTTCGTGTCCGCGGCCTCGCGCTGGCTTCGGGCAAACCACGGTTATTCTCTCGAGATGACGCTCCCGCCCGGGACTGGCGACCCCTTGCTGCGCTGGCTAAACTCGAGGGAGCCTGGGCATTGCGAGCTTTTCGCCGGCTCGTTGGTGATGCTTTGCCGCGCCGCCGGCATACCCGCCCGCATGGTCGCCGGCTTCGCCGGTGGCGAATGGAATGAGGATTACGTCATTGTCAGGAACTCGGATGCCCACGCCTGGGTTGAGTACCTGGATCGAGGCGAGTGGGTCAGGACAGATCCCACCCAGGGGGAAGCGGGCGAAGCGCGCGCGCCGGGCGACGCATTGACACCCTCTCTACGCACATCGGAATCGGGTTGGGAGGCCTGGACAGATCGGTTGCGGGTGCTCTGGTACCGGAGAGTCGTCAACTTTGACCAACAGGATCAAAAGGAACTGATTGGTGCCACTGGTGACACCGTGCGGGAACAAGCGACCGAGGCACGGCAGGCATTCAAGAACTGGCTGGCCAACAGGTGGAGCAGTCTCCCTCGCGACCAGCGGATTCCTGCAGCGATCGCAGTCGTGCTGACTTTCGGGGCATTCCTCTACCTACTCGTCCGGCTCCTGCGTTCCTGGCGCGGCGCGCCCCGCAACCGTCAGCGCCGCCTGGCTGCGCAACGCCTGGAAGCCTCCCAATGGATTGCCAAGCTTGAGACCCGAATACCTTCGGCCGAGCGCGATCGCCTTTTGGGTGAACTGCGGCAGGTGCGGTTTGGCGCGAGCCCCCATTGGCCGGACGTGCGGCCGCTGGTGCGGCAAGCACGTTCCCACTACAGGGCCGCACCTCGGTCAACCCTCTCCCCAAAGCGACGATCCCACGCCTCCGTACAGGCAAGCGAGGCGGGTGGCGTCACGCGAACTTCCTGA
- a CDS encoding Gfo/Idh/MocA family oxidoreductase — MSELRFALFGAGFWSTYQLAAWNEIPGVKCVAIYNRTLSRAKALAEKFGVAAVYDDPAKLLANEKVDFVDIVTGEETHAALTLLAARHKLPVICQKPMARSYEEAKSMVDGCRDAGVPLFIHENWRFQSGVRAFGEAIRSGVIGKVYRARIDMRSGFPVFKNQPFLATIEKFILTDLGSHTLDAARWMFGEADSLYCITHRIHPDIKGEDSATLQLRMGGTAVQVNMSYAENHYEVDQFPETFAFAEGPLGSAELGPNCTLRITTAKGTVVTKHPPPYYTWADARYAVAHTSIVPCHAQFVRQLRGEGQAETTGEDNLKTVELVFAAYESAEKNKLITWPDTLKP; from the coding sequence ATGTCCGAACTTCGCTTTGCCCTCTTCGGCGCCGGCTTCTGGTCAACGTACCAGCTCGCTGCATGGAACGAAATCCCGGGTGTCAAATGCGTCGCCATCTACAACCGAACGCTTTCGCGCGCGAAGGCGCTCGCCGAGAAGTTCGGGGTGGCCGCGGTGTATGACGATCCTGCGAAACTGCTGGCCAACGAAAAGGTCGACTTCGTCGACATCGTCACCGGCGAAGAGACGCATGCCGCGCTCACTTTGCTCGCCGCCAGGCACAAGCTCCCGGTCATCTGCCAGAAGCCGATGGCACGTTCCTACGAGGAGGCAAAATCAATGGTGGACGGATGCCGCGACGCCGGCGTTCCCCTCTTTATTCACGAAAACTGGCGTTTCCAGAGCGGTGTGCGCGCATTTGGCGAGGCGATCCGCAGCGGGGTGATCGGCAAGGTGTATCGCGCCCGTATTGACATGCGAAGCGGATTTCCGGTCTTCAAGAACCAGCCCTTCCTTGCCACGATCGAGAAGTTCATCCTCACCGACCTCGGAAGCCACACGCTGGATGCCGCCCGCTGGATGTTTGGCGAGGCCGATTCCCTCTACTGCATCACCCACCGAATCCACCCCGATATCAAGGGCGAGGATAGCGCCACTCTGCAGCTGCGGATGGGAGGCACAGCCGTGCAGGTCAACATGAGCTACGCGGAAAACCACTATGAGGTCGACCAGTTCCCGGAGACCTTCGCGTTCGCAGAGGGCCCGCTTGGTTCAGCGGAACTGGGGCCAAACTGCACCCTGCGCATCACGACGGCCAAGGGCACCGTCGTCACCAAGCACCCGCCCCCGTATTACACCTGGGCGGATGCGCGCTACGCAGTCGCCCACACCAGCATCGTGCCCTGCCATGCACAGTTCGTCCGCCAACTTCGCGGAGAGGGTCAAGCGGAGACAACAGGCGAGGACAACCTGAAGACCGTGGAATTGGTCTTTGCAGCCTACGAGAGCGCCGAGAAGAACAAGTTGATCACTTGGCCCGACACGCTGAAGCCATGA
- a CDS encoding AAA family ATPase yields MDDSANTSKVNTMDSPLPPAEAAAARVPLQRLKDSICRTIRGKDEVVERVLICLLAGGHVLLEDAPGVGKTTLAYALARAVDCSFSRIQFTSDLLPSDVTGVSIYDERDRQFQFKPGPVFANIVLADEINRATPKTQSALLEVMDRARVTLDGQTHVVGSPFLVFATQNPVDYEGTFPLPESQLDRFLMRLHMGYPSADFELEILRSSRTGYDSIAIEPVVHGREIVALQAAAHRIFLEESVAEYILRLVDATRREPAFRTGVSVRGGIALRQAAQARALLAGRSYVLPEDVAELAPAVFVHRISPRRGSQDLRDERNAVEERIRQIIAEITPPQ; encoded by the coding sequence ATGGACGACTCCGCCAACACCAGCAAAGTAAACACAATGGACAGCCCCCTGCCCCCTGCCGAAGCGGCCGCCGCACGTGTGCCACTGCAACGTCTGAAGGACTCCATCTGTCGCACCATTCGCGGCAAGGACGAAGTCGTCGAACGCGTTCTCATCTGCCTGCTCGCCGGGGGACATGTGCTCCTGGAAGACGCACCCGGTGTGGGAAAGACCACGCTCGCCTACGCTCTGGCCCGCGCCGTTGATTGCTCCTTCTCGCGTATCCAGTTCACGAGCGATCTCCTTCCCAGCGACGTCACCGGCGTGTCCATCTACGATGAAAGGGACAGGCAGTTCCAGTTCAAGCCCGGTCCAGTCTTCGCCAACATCGTCCTGGCGGACGAAATCAACCGAGCCACACCGAAGACGCAGTCCGCGCTCCTCGAGGTGATGGATCGCGCGCGCGTCACCCTTGATGGCCAGACCCACGTCGTCGGGTCGCCGTTCCTCGTCTTTGCCACGCAGAACCCCGTCGATTATGAAGGCACGTTCCCTCTGCCGGAGAGCCAGCTCGACCGCTTCCTTATGCGCCTCCACATGGGTTATCCCAGCGCGGACTTCGAATTGGAAATCCTGCGCTCCTCGCGCACGGGCTATGACTCGATTGCGATCGAGCCGGTTGTCCATGGGCGCGAGATCGTCGCGCTGCAGGCCGCCGCCCACCGCATTTTCCTCGAGGAATCGGTCGCAGAGTACATCTTGAGGCTGGTGGACGCCACCCGCCGCGAGCCAGCGTTCAGGACCGGCGTCAGTGTTCGCGGCGGCATCGCCCTTCGGCAGGCGGCCCAGGCGCGGGCCCTTCTCGCAGGACGATCCTATGTGCTGCCGGAGGATGTCGCTGAATTGGCCCCGGCTGTGTTCGTGCACCGCATTTCACCCCGGCGGGGATCGCAGGACCTCCGGGACGAACGAAATGCGGTCGAGGAGCGCATTCGCCAGATAATCGCGGAGATCACGCCGCCTCAGTGA
- a CDS encoding pseudouridine synthase — protein sequence MPVPPVVYEDDVMIAFDKPSGLLIAPDRWDKKRENLMQLVHAKYGKGVANVHRLDADTSGVVLCAKTKPALDFLSGEFQSRMAGKRYEALVAVLPPERAMKLTTPILVRDASGRPPDCFTVDLALGEDEANPGRMRVHRRRGGKPSLTEFRILEWFGHFAWMECKPLTGRTHQIRIHLAAAGVPVLNDPFYGDPTVRLRLSDLKRGYKGRDDEKPLVGRLALHAAALTVRHPVSREPVTVTAPTPHEFEVGLKYLRKFA from the coding sequence ATGCCTGTTCCGCCCGTTGTGTATGAAGACGACGTGATGATCGCGTTCGACAAGCCCAGCGGGCTATTGATTGCGCCTGATCGTTGGGACAAAAAGCGGGAGAACCTGATGCAGTTGGTGCACGCCAAGTATGGGAAAGGGGTCGCCAACGTGCATCGGCTGGATGCTGACACCAGTGGCGTGGTGCTTTGCGCTAAAACGAAGCCGGCGCTGGATTTCCTCAGCGGTGAGTTTCAAAGCCGGATGGCTGGAAAGCGCTATGAGGCCCTGGTCGCAGTGCTCCCCCCAGAACGAGCGATGAAGCTAACGACGCCGATCTTGGTGCGCGACGCGTCCGGCCGACCTCCAGACTGTTTCACGGTGGACTTGGCTTTAGGTGAAGATGAGGCGAATCCGGGTCGCATGCGGGTGCATCGGCGCCGTGGAGGGAAGCCCAGTCTCACGGAGTTTCGAATCCTGGAGTGGTTTGGACATTTTGCCTGGATGGAATGCAAGCCGCTGACGGGCCGGACGCATCAGATCCGAATCCACCTCGCAGCAGCCGGTGTGCCGGTACTCAATGATCCATTCTACGGCGACCCGACGGTCCGGTTGCGCCTGTCTGACCTCAAGCGCGGCTACAAGGGACGCGATGACGAGAAGCCATTGGTCGGGCGACTCGCGCTGCATGCTGCAGCCTTGACGGTGAGGCACCCAGTCTCGCGTGAACCGGTAACTGTGACTGCGCCGACACCACACGAATTTGAGGTGGGACTCAAGTACCTCAGGAAGTTCGCGTGA
- a CDS encoding GH3 auxin-responsive promoter family protein — translation MSLFSPPKPLLRAGAVLLRTRMRHQLRHPSRDFDAQHRIFRHLMTRFATCSDPIANGINALTTYGEFRSRVPLRTYEDFHHLVDRMRSGESNVLWPGRCQHYAVSSGTTAGRTKHLPVTQDMLSHFRSAGLDSLITYTARAGRTTVFNGRHLFLGGSTALVEQRSKNGFTSYNGDLSGITALNLPTWAEQHLYEPGRDLALVDDWPTKLHAIAKRTRNRDIRLVAGIPSWLLILAETLLEGRQETVRSLWPNLECLVHGGVPIAPYVEALRNAFGSETTFHEVFPASEGFIAAQDDEPAAGLRLFARHGIFYEFLKLSDYEEEKRADLGSLCVPLEGVRPGVDYVVVMTAPSGLCRYIIGDVVRFITTSPARLVYAGRTRLQLSAFGEHVSELDLTEALVRVASLEKVQVHHFHVAPLFANPAQGRTRGTHEWFIELTTPVGSEREETFAAELDAELIARNDDYEAKRKGTGLSAPVVHLLPPGSFDNWLKSKGKWGGQNKMPRCRGDRTIAQELAAFAPSHEAAGNFRPLVP, via the coding sequence ATGAGCCTGTTCTCACCACCCAAGCCCTTGCTTCGCGCCGGAGCGGTCCTGCTCCGCACGCGCATGCGTCATCAACTGAGGCATCCGTCGCGCGACTTCGATGCCCAGCATCGCATTTTCCGCCACCTGATGACCCGTTTCGCGACGTGCTCCGACCCGATCGCCAACGGGATCAACGCGCTGACTACCTACGGCGAGTTTCGTTCGCGCGTTCCGCTCCGGACCTACGAGGATTTTCACCATCTGGTCGACCGCATGCGGTCTGGCGAATCCAACGTGCTCTGGCCGGGCCGCTGCCAGCACTACGCCGTGTCGTCCGGCACGACAGCGGGACGCACCAAGCATCTCCCGGTGACCCAGGACATGCTCTCACACTTCCGCTCCGCCGGTCTCGACTCGCTTATCACCTACACGGCACGGGCGGGTCGTACGACCGTTTTCAACGGGCGTCACCTCTTCCTGGGCGGTTCAACCGCCCTCGTCGAACAGCGCTCCAAGAACGGGTTCACCAGCTACAACGGCGACCTGAGTGGCATCACCGCCCTCAATCTGCCGACCTGGGCGGAGCAACACCTCTATGAACCTGGACGCGACCTGGCCTTGGTGGACGACTGGCCCACAAAGCTCCACGCGATCGCCAAGCGCACGCGCAACCGCGACATCCGGCTGGTTGCCGGCATTCCTAGCTGGCTTCTTATCCTCGCTGAAACGTTGCTCGAAGGCAGGCAGGAGACCGTTCGCAGTCTCTGGCCAAATCTCGAGTGCTTGGTGCACGGCGGCGTGCCTATCGCGCCTTATGTGGAAGCCCTTCGAAACGCCTTTGGCAGCGAAACGACCTTCCATGAAGTCTTCCCGGCTTCAGAAGGTTTCATTGCCGCTCAAGATGACGAGCCGGCCGCCGGCCTGCGCCTGTTCGCCCGCCACGGCATCTTCTACGAGTTCCTGAAACTGTCCGACTACGAGGAGGAGAAGCGCGCCGATCTGGGGTCGCTTTGCGTGCCTCTCGAGGGTGTCAGGCCCGGGGTCGATTACGTCGTGGTCATGACCGCCCCCTCCGGTTTATGCCGCTACATCATCGGTGATGTGGTGCGTTTCATCACGACAAGCCCCGCCCGACTTGTCTACGCCGGACGCACACGCCTTCAGCTCAGCGCCTTTGGCGAGCACGTGTCCGAACTCGATCTCACTGAGGCACTCGTTCGCGTCGCCAGCCTGGAAAAGGTCCAGGTGCACCACTTCCACGTCGCTCCCCTCTTCGCCAACCCAGCCCAGGGCAGGACCCGGGGCACCCACGAGTGGTTCATCGAGCTGACCACGCCAGTCGGCAGCGAGCGGGAGGAAACCTTCGCGGCCGAGCTCGACGCCGAGTTGATCGCGAGGAATGACGATTACGAAGCCAAGCGAAAGGGAACCGGCCTCAGCGCACCTGTCGTGCATCTTTTGCCGCCGGGGTCGTTTGACAACTGGCTGAAATCCAAAGGCAAATGGGGCGGCCAGAACAAGATGCCGCGTTGCCGGGGTGATCGCACAATTGCACAGGAGCTGGCGGCCTTTGCCCCTTCCCACGAAGCCGCAGGCAATTTTCGCCCACTTGTTCCGTAA
- a CDS encoding DUF58 domain-containing protein, with translation MEMLAGTADWRGPGSHFHRALSRGTRFKRAVLAGRYERSRLTAAGALFVGITLALGTAAYNASNNLLFLALSLLLSCLILNGVLAWVNFGGAAWRLRIPARMRAGEASRCAIEVANARRWTPLCALFFEVKWQESKDARWIGLRQALAPQSTTLLTWDQTPTRRGRAQLTLGRVGSLFPFGFLRKAVLAETETEVLVHPARVSYSQLGVELRVNDPGLRSSSHRGEGTDLLTLRPYRPGDAPKSVHWKATARSGRLIVRDTAQDTDGQVEIRFDLSSDLWTAEQFEQALSFAATLAEDLHRAGRLRSFRFAGQRSMPIRKPSDFQQLLDDLAVVTPSSKPPEPPPHSAASVISFLPKPGRIEAILHGKPIAEFDQR, from the coding sequence ATGGAAATGCTCGCCGGCACAGCAGACTGGAGGGGCCCTGGCTCCCACTTTCACCGAGCCCTCTCGCGAGGCACGCGATTCAAGCGTGCGGTGCTGGCTGGCCGCTATGAACGCAGTCGCCTCACGGCGGCAGGAGCCTTGTTCGTGGGAATCACGCTCGCGCTCGGTACTGCCGCCTACAACGCAAGCAACAACCTGCTGTTCCTCGCTCTTTCCCTGCTCTTGTCATGCCTGATCCTGAATGGCGTGCTTGCCTGGGTAAACTTTGGCGGCGCCGCCTGGCGACTGAGGATTCCGGCACGCATGCGGGCCGGCGAGGCGAGCCGGTGCGCGATCGAGGTCGCAAATGCCCGACGCTGGACCCCCCTGTGCGCATTGTTCTTCGAGGTGAAATGGCAGGAGTCGAAAGACGCGCGGTGGATTGGCCTGAGACAGGCCCTTGCCCCGCAGTCCACCACCCTCCTGACGTGGGACCAGACTCCCACCCGACGAGGACGGGCGCAACTGACACTTGGCCGCGTGGGCTCGCTCTTCCCCTTTGGATTTTTGCGCAAGGCCGTGTTGGCCGAGACTGAAACCGAGGTGCTCGTTCACCCCGCACGAGTCTCCTACAGCCAGCTGGGCGTCGAGCTTCGAGTCAACGACCCGGGCCTTCGCTCCTCGTCACATCGCGGCGAGGGGACAGACCTGCTGACTCTTCGTCCTTATCGCCCCGGCGACGCACCGAAATCCGTCCACTGGAAGGCAACTGCGCGCTCCGGGCGGCTGATAGTGCGGGACACCGCACAGGACACCGATGGCCAGGTGGAAATCAGGTTCGATCTCTCGTCAGACTTATGGACCGCCGAGCAGTTCGAGCAGGCCTTGTCGTTTGCAGCCACCCTTGCGGAGGACCTTCATCGTGCAGGCCGACTTCGCAGCTTCAGGTTCGCAGGACAGCGCTCAATGCCGATCCGGAAACCTTCCGATTTCCAACAATTGCTGGATGACTTGGCGGTCGTCACCCCAAGCTCCAAACCGCCTGAACCACCGCCTCACTCGGCCGCCTCCGTGATCAGCTTTCTGCCGAAACCCGGCAGAATCGAGGCCATTCTCCATGGGAAACCCATTGCCGAGTTCGACCAGCGGTGA
- a CDS encoding DUF4038 domain-containing protein gives MTKTLPFLALCSILYVSTGFGGDSTSEARAYPLQHKKGEAFLRDQNGDPHFLFVDANWALPYFFTREEAVRYLDDRQQKGFSMIKLNAVPWNRTWNEAGDGAGDSNAYGAKPFVDRDPLTPNEAYWVHFDWLLEEAGKRGLQLLIETPEFFDPITTPEQARAVGRFLGRRYGPSNNLIWLHGSDRNASQEDARLVEAMVSGIREFDTRHLHTFHPGAGHDSIEGLATVADTSWLGLVWSYAYRPGYPWGAIEPYVRATLSYRNARGLPVYLGEAGYEEERTPTLNTAAVIRRQIYWFVLNGALAGHTYGHGRIWLRKAGWEETLDAPGARHAALATQFFRQLPWYEYTPDTEARIVIENRVKDPTELALKGDHHVACALRLDGTGALLYLPPDRPQDLPVALDLAHLPGKLSLRWIDPTTGASVKSEAISGGANYPLASRPNTEGSLDWIVLIEQEK, from the coding sequence ATGACCAAGACACTCCCCTTTCTCGCACTTTGCAGCATTCTTTACGTCAGCACGGGGTTCGGTGGCGACAGCACCTCGGAGGCAAGAGCCTACCCGCTTCAGCACAAAAAGGGAGAGGCCTTCCTGCGCGACCAGAATGGGGACCCTCATTTCCTTTTCGTGGACGCCAATTGGGCGCTTCCCTACTTCTTCACCCGCGAGGAGGCGGTGCGCTACCTCGACGACCGGCAGCAGAAGGGCTTCAGCATGATCAAGCTGAATGCCGTCCCTTGGAATCGGACCTGGAACGAGGCGGGCGACGGTGCAGGCGACTCAAATGCCTATGGCGCCAAGCCCTTCGTGGATCGCGATCCTCTCACCCCGAATGAAGCATACTGGGTCCACTTCGATTGGCTTCTCGAAGAAGCGGGGAAACGCGGGCTGCAGCTCTTGATCGAAACCCCGGAATTCTTCGATCCCATCACGACACCCGAACAGGCACGCGCGGTCGGGCGCTTCCTTGGCCGGCGCTACGGCCCGTCCAACAACCTGATCTGGCTCCACGGAAGCGATCGCAACGCCTCCCAGGAGGACGCGCGCCTCGTCGAGGCGATGGTGAGCGGTATCCGAGAATTCGATACACGGCATCTTCACACCTTCCATCCGGGAGCCGGGCACGATTCCATCGAGGGACTGGCGACTGTCGCGGATACCAGCTGGCTGGGTCTGGTTTGGTCCTATGCCTACCGGCCGGGCTACCCCTGGGGTGCAATCGAGCCCTACGTCCGGGCAACGCTGTCGTACCGGAACGCACGGGGCCTTCCGGTCTACCTGGGCGAGGCTGGCTACGAGGAGGAACGCACCCCGACCCTCAACACGGCGGCAGTCATACGGCGCCAAATCTACTGGTTCGTGCTCAATGGCGCCCTCGCCGGCCATACCTACGGCCATGGGCGGATATGGCTCAGGAAGGCAGGGTGGGAAGAAACACTCGACGCCCCCGGAGCGAGGCATGCGGCGCTCGCCACGCAGTTCTTCCGCCAATTACCCTGGTACGAATACACACCTGACACCGAGGCGCGGATCGTCATCGAGAATCGGGTGAAGGACCCCACGGAACTCGCCCTGAAGGGTGACCACCATGTCGCGTGCGCACTGCGACTGGATGGCACTGGAGCCTTGCTCTATTTGCCACCCGATCGCCCGCAAGACCTGCCGGTGGCGCTCGATCTCGCGCATCTGCCGGGGAAGCTTAGCCTGCGCTGGATCGACCCAACGACCGGAGCCAGCGTGAAGTCGGAGGCCATTTCCGGCGGCGCCAACTATCCGCTTGCCAGCCGACCCAACACCGAAGGCAGCCTCGACTGGATCGTCCTGATCGAACAGGAGAAATGA
- a CDS encoding phosphogluconate dehydrogenase C-terminal domain-containing protein, with protein sequence MKIKRIAILGAGGKMGIRTGDKLREHGGFTVLAIENGEAGRQRLAERGVQPTPAEVALPQADAVILAVPDRAIKDIAPSIIPQLKAGALVICLDPAAAYAGIIPVRPDLAYFVSHPCHPPIYHGETSPEALTDYFGGIAAKQSVVSALYAGPEDAYAAGEEIAGIMFGPILRLHRITVEQMAFLEPGVVESTTSSLIVACKEALDEAIKFGIPEQAARDFVLGHIQVQLAVVFGYAPFPFSDGAYKAIQIAQKQILRDDWKKPMTLPAIRDAVKQIVNV encoded by the coding sequence ATGAAAATTAAGCGCATCGCGATCCTTGGTGCAGGCGGCAAGATGGGCATCCGCACCGGCGACAAACTCCGCGAACACGGCGGCTTCACCGTGCTCGCCATCGAAAACGGCGAGGCGGGGCGGCAAAGGCTAGCTGAAAGGGGCGTTCAGCCCACGCCAGCCGAAGTGGCACTGCCGCAGGCCGACGCCGTCATCCTCGCGGTGCCCGACCGAGCAATCAAGGACATCGCCCCGTCAATCATCCCTCAATTGAAGGCAGGGGCCCTTGTGATCTGCCTCGACCCCGCGGCCGCCTATGCGGGAATCATCCCGGTCCGCCCGGACCTCGCGTACTTCGTCAGCCACCCCTGCCACCCGCCAATCTATCACGGCGAGACCAGTCCCGAGGCGCTGACGGATTACTTCGGTGGCATCGCCGCCAAGCAGAGCGTCGTGTCCGCGTTGTACGCAGGCCCGGAAGACGCCTATGCCGCTGGCGAGGAGATTGCCGGGATCATGTTCGGCCCGATCCTTCGCCTGCATCGCATCACCGTCGAGCAAATGGCGTTTCTAGAGCCGGGTGTGGTCGAAAGCACGACAAGCTCACTCATCGTCGCATGCAAGGAAGCCCTCGACGAGGCGATCAAGTTCGGCATCCCCGAACAAGCCGCCCGCGACTTCGTGCTGGGCCATATCCAGGTGCAACTCGCCGTCGTCTTCGGCTATGCCCCCTTCCCCTTCTCCGACGGCGCCTACAAGGCGATCCAGATCGCCCAGAAGCAGATCCTTCGCGACGACTGGAAAAAGCCCATGACGCTCCCGGCCATCCGGGATGCGGTAAAGCAGATTGTGAATGTTTAA